A DNA window from Luteolibacter luteus contains the following coding sequences:
- a CDS encoding DUF4340 domain-containing protein, which produces MRSLAFTFFLLLLTAAVVATVALGHKGIGLKQVFGTRYTPVGANLFPIEKSELEKIHRIELSGNGVQAECVFENGLWRVTRPWQDRMDPRAAEAILQFTIGTRVVDVIPEGKLDTSKIMLKEGTIGIHIEDKDGKSLARYVLARKTEWTVIDPETEQPDATVFLIPGENNPGNYTYAATGDIHPIFKDGLRHLRDHHPLLFNPLGLETIRIDGSEGELLLSRGDPKSPWRITKPLELRTNPEAVTKLINDLTKLRALRVANPAEVTLPGEDLPGRRRIALKHFGQGHEVILEIYPPKLAESDTVFATVSDRPGAVFELPLKAIAPAALTTELPPASDPNKQPPPTPIKKEAPPAEAMVSVSALPDTVNELRNPMLTNLDLTSLQGILIAPSTGTQILLARDPGKGARWHYRTATGRMELANDFTLARLLRAATTTKVLSFVTDAAVDLAPYGLDRPSLSIRFLSFGNEGFELIFGRSTDGTWHAMRTGTSTVMRLDDQFIRDISSNLWEWRQPGVWAFSEVDLTGIDRKVEGQPPLSLEYRWAEQLWKAKINGIDRSAELVTERANQLLKLLTNLQTESWLSPDDLEANRALARPVMTFELAVKTVDEDGEFSGTKRMSLTLAPASDSPDNRTFFARIGSDPHPFKLGLDTVRRLAVDLFGDD; this is translated from the coding sequence ATGCGCTCCCTTGCATTCACCTTCTTTCTCCTGCTCCTTACCGCGGCCGTCGTGGCGACGGTCGCGCTGGGCCACAAGGGAATCGGGCTGAAGCAGGTCTTCGGCACGCGCTACACACCGGTGGGCGCAAACCTCTTCCCCATCGAAAAGTCGGAACTTGAGAAGATCCACCGCATCGAGCTCTCCGGAAACGGCGTGCAGGCGGAGTGTGTCTTCGAGAACGGCTTGTGGAGGGTCACCCGCCCTTGGCAGGACCGCATGGACCCGCGCGCTGCCGAGGCGATCCTACAGTTCACGATCGGCACCCGCGTCGTTGATGTGATCCCGGAGGGCAAGCTGGATACCTCCAAGATCATGCTCAAGGAGGGCACCATCGGCATCCATATCGAGGACAAGGATGGCAAGAGCCTCGCACGCTACGTGCTGGCGCGGAAAACCGAGTGGACGGTCATCGACCCGGAAACCGAGCAACCGGATGCCACCGTCTTCCTCATCCCGGGCGAGAACAATCCCGGAAACTACACCTACGCCGCGACCGGCGATATCCATCCGATCTTCAAGGACGGCCTCCGCCACCTCCGCGATCATCATCCGCTTCTTTTCAATCCGCTGGGGCTCGAAACCATCCGCATCGATGGCAGCGAAGGCGAGCTGCTGCTTTCCCGCGGCGATCCGAAAAGCCCTTGGCGGATCACCAAGCCGCTGGAATTGCGCACCAATCCGGAAGCCGTCACCAAGCTGATCAACGACCTCACCAAGCTGCGCGCCCTGCGGGTGGCGAATCCCGCCGAGGTGACCTTGCCCGGCGAGGACCTGCCGGGCCGCCGGCGCATCGCGCTGAAGCACTTCGGCCAAGGCCATGAAGTGATCCTGGAAATCTATCCGCCAAAGCTCGCGGAGTCGGACACCGTCTTTGCCACGGTAAGTGATCGCCCCGGCGCGGTCTTCGAGCTACCACTAAAGGCCATCGCACCCGCCGCGCTGACCACCGAGCTGCCTCCCGCTTCAGATCCTAACAAGCAGCCGCCTCCGACCCCGATCAAGAAGGAGGCACCGCCTGCCGAGGCCATGGTATCGGTGTCCGCCCTGCCGGACACCGTGAACGAGCTGCGGAATCCGATGCTGACAAATCTGGATCTGACCTCGCTGCAGGGCATCCTGATCGCTCCTTCCACCGGCACCCAGATCCTCCTCGCCCGGGATCCCGGCAAGGGCGCGCGCTGGCACTACCGGACCGCCACCGGGAGGATGGAGCTGGCGAATGATTTCACCCTGGCCCGCCTGCTGAGAGCCGCCACCACCACGAAGGTGCTGTCCTTCGTGACCGATGCCGCCGTCGATCTGGCACCTTATGGGCTGGACCGCCCCTCGCTCTCGATCCGCTTCCTCTCCTTCGGGAACGAGGGCTTCGAGCTGATCTTCGGCCGCTCCACCGATGGCACCTGGCACGCGATGCGGACCGGAACCTCCACCGTGATGAGGCTGGATGACCAGTTCATCCGCGATATCAGCTCCAATCTCTGGGAGTGGCGCCAGCCCGGGGTGTGGGCATTCTCGGAAGTCGACCTCACCGGGATCGACCGCAAGGTCGAAGGCCAGCCACCCCTCTCGCTGGAATACCGCTGGGCCGAGCAACTCTGGAAGGCGAAGATCAATGGCATCGACCGCAGCGCCGAGCTGGTGACGGAGCGCGCCAACCAGCTCCTCAAGCTCCTGACAAACCTGCAAACGGAAAGCTGGCTCTCCCCGGATGACCTGGAGGCGAACCGCGCGCTGGCCCGGCCGGTGATGACCTTCGAGCTGGCGGTGAAGACCGTGGATGAAGACGGCGAATTCTCCGGCACCAAGCGCATGAGCCTCACCCTCGCCCCAGCCAGCGATAGCCCGGACAATCGCACCTTCTTCGCCCGCATCGGCTCGGATCCCCACCCCTTCAAGCTCGGCTTGGACACGGTGCGGCGCCTCGCCGTGGATCTTTTTGGAGACGATTGA
- a CDS encoding BrnT family toxin: MELDLIDVHFDLKSIKPRELEEALEDPFGLRLLPDHETGESRFYALGRTVADRYLFVCFWTDGKRTRVIAARPMTDGEQRFYERKYAEFK, from the coding sequence ATGGAACTCGACCTCATCGACGTCCACTTCGACCTGAAGTCCATCAAGCCCCGCGAACTCGAGGAAGCCCTCGAGGATCCCTTCGGCTTGCGCCTGTTGCCCGATCACGAAACGGGCGAAAGCCGCTTCTACGCGCTGGGGAGGACCGTGGCCGACCGCTATCTCTTTGTCTGCTTCTGGACCGACGGGAAGCGCACCCGCGTAATCGCCGCGCGCCCGATGACCGATGGGGAACAACGGTTCTACGAGCGGAAGTACGCCGAGTTCAAATAA
- a CDS encoding CopG family antitoxin, translating to MTPISRWSDIPAFDDEEAEAKFWESHELDARLMSGSIHEPDSRESTTITLRFDPRMLSRIKRIARSRFLNYQSMMKQWLAERLEDELRKQ from the coding sequence ATGACTCCTATCTCACGCTGGTCGGACATCCCGGCCTTTGACGACGAAGAAGCCGAAGCCAAGTTCTGGGAAAGCCACGAGCTTGATGCCCGCTTGATGTCCGGCTCGATCCACGAACCCGACTCGCGCGAATCCACCACGATCACCCTGCGCTTCGATCCCCGGATGCTTTCCCGCATCAAGCGCATCGCCCGCTCCCGCTTCCTCAACTATCAGTCGATGATGAAGCAGTGGCTGGCCGAGCGACTGGAAGACGAGCTGCGCAAGCAGTAA
- a CDS encoding VanZ family protein: MRHVLRHPALWLFGFAVWFITLWMLSSKVQHFPPALDFRFSDKLIHFGYFFGGAGLFSAFLYRLKPAAANWKRIFWLTVLVIGLTGALDEYHQSHVPGRSGNDPADFTADLVGALAGALVFRKCHRWIA; this comes from the coding sequence GTGCGCCACGTCCTCAGACATCCCGCGCTTTGGCTCTTCGGCTTCGCCGTATGGTTCATCACGCTGTGGATGCTCTCGTCGAAAGTTCAGCACTTCCCGCCGGCGCTCGACTTCCGCTTCAGTGACAAGCTGATCCACTTCGGCTACTTCTTTGGAGGCGCAGGCCTGTTTTCCGCTTTCCTCTACCGGCTGAAACCCGCAGCCGCGAATTGGAAGCGGATCTTCTGGTTGACCGTGCTGGTTATCGGCCTCACCGGCGCCCTGGATGAGTATCACCAGAGCCATGTCCCCGGCCGCAGCGGAAATGACCCCGCGGACTTCACCGCGGACTTGGTCGGAGCCCTCGCCGGAGCACTCGTCTTCCGGAAGTGCCACCGCTGGATCGCCTGA